Genomic window (Amaranthus tricolor cultivar Red isolate AtriRed21 chromosome 7, ASM2621246v1, whole genome shotgun sequence):
CCATCTTCATAAATACGAATAACTTCCGTCCCTTACCTCGCCGCATTTCATTTCAATATTCCAATTTACATTTCTCATCTTCGTCCAGAATCTTCGTCTCTTCCTTCGTTCCTTCTCTCTTCTCCAGGGGTAATCTGAGGTATACTACTCTCTCCTCTTTTTCTCATTTCGGTGCTGCTGTGGGTTGCTCGAAGCCTCGATTCGAACACAGTCGAACTCGAAGGTTTTcaaaccctaatccctaaaaattgaaatttttgattttgtttaaggtattttcactctttatcctaaatcctaatattaatcttgttctaatctttaatcttagtgttaatcttaaattcttaatcttaatttcttGTAATGTGCTCTTTCGACCATTGAATTCGATTACTGTCTTCATCTTTGATTTTACAATCGAAGTAATATGGAGCCatttatttgtttgaaaaaCCCTGGAATTTTCTAGTTTGATGAACAAATTGGGTTTAAAAATCTACATGAATTAATGTTTTGTTTTGGTAAAAAACTGGaaacattatttgattttttttttgattgaagAAAGTGCAACTGATGTATGGgcttaaatttacctatttatttggttttctatgatttggtttgtatgatttttttaaatacttatgatgtttatttggtacttatttgcagttttatgtttttaaagtgttaatttacatatatcaaatgaaagattgtaaaattatctttaatttgatatatttattatattaccattttcgtgtccccgtgtccgccatttttaagttggcgttttcccgtacccgtgccgtgtccgtgtccgttttagtgcaacttagtttatgtttatattttccATCATTTTATGCTATAATCATGTAATTATTGTATgaacatattatatatacttatacCAGTGTTGATCTTCCAGAATACACATAATCATGGGCAAGGCCGTGGCTGTTTTGAACAGTAGCGAGGGTGTTACTGGTACTATCTACTTCGCCCAGGAAGGAGATGGTAAATTTTGAGTTTCTGTCTTGTGGTTGGTCAAAGAATCTATTAAATATTGTGGAGTTTTCTCTTGTCTAATTATGTTCTCTTTTAGGTCCCACTACTGTGACCGGAAATATCTCAGGCCTCAAGCCTGGGCTCCATGGATTCCATGTTCATGCCCTTGGTGACACCACAAATGGCTGCATGTCAACTGGTATAACTTTAATTTTGTAATGTTGTATTCATGAAATGATCTTCTGCTATGGAAGTGAAGATTTTTCTCAGTCGAGGTTTAAGTTTCTTATGAACCTGTCTGCAGGACCACACTTTAATCCTGCTGGAAAAGAGCATGGTTCCCCAGAAGATGATGTTCGCCATGCTGGTGATCTTGGGAACATTACAGTTGGAGATGATGGTAAGTATTCTCCCCCTTTTGGAGGTGATTTCATTCAATTATTTCTTTGGACATTAATCAATGACCATTAGGCATCAAGTATGTTGGCAGATTATGTTCATATGTTAAAGCAGTCTAGGATTATCAAAAAATTTAACTAGGATAATATGGTACATGGCATCCAACAATTGCACTGAGCTTGAGTTTACAATGTCAACATTGCTACAATATTACGCCCCCACGACTAGTAGCAAAACGATTTCAAATCCAAATACGTAGTGGATTAAAAGTTCAAAACCAAAGGGATAGAACCAGTATATAACTAAAGCCCTTGGGAACTTATTTACCTTGTCatgttaattttcttaatttttgactAATCAAGGGGTGAGATTAGAAGTTACACGTGCCGTCCCACTTTAATGTCCCTTACTTGATGAAGTGGGAATGCCTCTAGTTGAGTATTAGTGAGATAAAATGCCTTGTTATTGAAAGTTAGATTCTCGTGGTAATATTTTGTATCTTTTGTTCCGTTCATGATAACTTGGGTAAGCAGATTGGATACAAACTAGTAGCTGGATGCATTCATTTTCTCTCTGGGTTAAATTGTGTTATGTAAGCACATAATTTGAAGTACATAATTAGAACTTTCAGCTTTAGACATGTGTTGACCGATAATTGGCATTTGGTCACATGAGCTATGAGAAAAAGGTGCGGAGTGTGCTTAGGTATTTTGTAAGTCTCACATTTCATCTCCTCCTCTTGTTGCTGAAAAGCCATAAGACTTCTGGATTCTGTTGCTTTCTGTCATGTGTAGGCTGAGGATTCCCAAacatatttgtttttgtttatgtaAACGAATAGCCTCTTTAATCTTTATGAATTCCTAACGCTAATCTTGGTTATTTCTCAGGTAATGCTACCTTTACAATTATTGATAGCCAGGTAATCTTTGTGTTCTTTTGTAATTGACGATCACTCTTCTTGACAACAAAAGTATCAACATACATAAAGAGGAAATTTATGTGACTTACTGCTATTCTTGTTTTTTAGATTCCTCTTTCAGGAGCCAATTCTATTGTGGGGAGGGCTGTTGTTGTCCATGCTGATCCTGATGATCTTGGAAGGGGTATGTTTTATATGTCACGTAAATGATGGTCTCAACTTTGAAGTATTCATTTGTATTCTGTTTAATGGTCTGACTTGTTGATTGAATATGTTTTGCGTTGAAATTAAAATCGTCATCACTCTTTGGACTAACCTGtactaaatttcaaattttaattgggTAGAGAGACATTGGAGTggtttgaattagttttaagtGATCTTCTCACACATTCAAGGTAGCTTTTTGCTGATACAAATGAGGGAAATCATACATTTGGTCTAATAAGGGAAGGCTTAGAAGATGATTGAGGAGATAACTAGTCAAATGCATATGTTTGCATCAAGATAACTCCTATTATGTTGCTTTTCTTTGAACTTCTCACATCTCGCCATGTCTACAAAGCCGAAACACATTAGGGGAACCAAATAAAAGAGGGGACAAAAAAAGTGAATCATCATCTAATAGATTTACAGTTAATTAGCGTGCTAAAAGATCGAAGAAAATGAGCATTGCTATAGCTTTGAGCTAAAATTGCTACTATATCAATTTGTTTCGGCTTGCTGATTTACTGGATTGAGATGAATGTTATGATTACTGGTTTGAGGTTGAACGTATCAGATTTTGGACTAGACTCTGGACTATGACTTTAAGATCTATGTCATGCTGTTTGATTTCTGCATTCTTGTGTGGTACTAGTCTTCTTGTAGCCCGTAGGACATAGTTTTAATATGTTTAATTTTTCCACCAACATAGGGATTGATACTACAATGGTCTTGATATGACTTATGTTATTAGACATATGCTTTACCA
Coding sequences:
- the LOC130818957 gene encoding superoxide dismutase [Cu-Zn]: MGKAVAVLNSSEGVTGTIYFAQEGDGPTTVTGNISGLKPGLHGFHVHALGDTTNGCMSTGPHFNPAGKEHGSPEDDVRHAGDLGNITVGDDGNATFTIIDSQIPLSGANSIVGRAVVVHADPDDLGRGGHELSKTTGNAGGRIACGIIGLQG